Below is a genomic region from Lepidochelys kempii isolate rLepKem1 chromosome 5, rLepKem1.hap2, whole genome shotgun sequence.
TGGCTTCCTGTTTCTCCCCCTGCCCATGTTACATTTTCTGCTTCATATCATAGTAACCTAACCCTTCTCCCTAAGCCGGTCACACTGGCCTTCCGGCCTTCTATCCATCCATACCATAAATACTACACAAGGGAATTCAGAGTAATAGGGTTACTATTGCCTTGTGACCTGATGGTGGCCTTCattgcatttttttctctctagCCAGAATCTGAAATAGAGATAGATGAACATGGATTTAAGCAATATGATGGTAAGTGAATTGGTATATTGCTTTTGAACATTATGTATTAACTTTAGCTTCTGTTTCTTTTGGATCAATGTAGTCATCAATGGGGAcagtgttttgctttgttttttaaaaaaatggttagtGGGGTATGTCtggcaaaaaatatatataattcgATAGAGGATTTTTTCAGGATGTTGGTTTAACAAAGTCAGTATTTTAAaagttcatcatcatcatcgtacTGGACAGTTTAATAGAGCATACCTTTATTTGCTTATTACACAATACTATTACTATGGAATGGCAATAATATTTTAACTTCCTGCATTTATCACTGACTTTATAGCTTTCTGTTTTGCAAATTAGCTagccttttctgtttctccagaaACAGCTCTTGCTTAGCATAGGGTATTATGAACACTTCTTCTAGTGACAGCATATATCTAAAGTTCTGAGGAGATGGGTCTCCAGACTGCTTCATCCAGTGCTTTCCTTTTCTAGAGGCTAGTTAAACAAACGATCTGCAACAGACTTTTATTCTCTCTATTCTTGGTCTTCTAAATTATGGTGCATGATACAGCCAACTGTCTGTTGCTTATTGTGAAACCTTTTCAGTTTATTAACCTGTCAATATTAAGACTCTTCTGAACAGCATTAGTAGTTGTGATTTCAAACCTAATACCAATTACACCATTTTACAGtgttaaatgtttgtttttgttcggTCATTTAGGACCATATTCTGGCTTCCTTACTCATTTTGGGTAGCCTCTTGCTTCACAAGTAGCCCCACTAACTTAATAGGGCTACTTGTGGAGTATGTTGTCAACAtgagtatcagaatctggcccataacgAGCAATATGCACCTTAAAACCAAATAAGTAAAATATAGATATTAATCTCTTATTCTTGTTTGACAGTAACTTAGAGAAAACTACATTCCAGAGGTGAAattctgacaccccccccccccccaacccaaagTCAGTGGTAGTTATATTTCAATTCCAGGCCAGTTAAATGAAATCAGTTGTAATATAGAAAGTTATCAGATTAAATTAAATTGCACTATTTGCTAAATGATTatcccttttttccccatttgtagAGTTGCACCTCATGACATGAAATGTCCGTGTTTTGTTGAATGGCTGTTAGCCTGCAAAGTTAGTGTAGGCCCAATCCTGGGAGATTTTGAGCACTTCCCATAACATCCTCAACTCCTGATGTGAAGTCACTGAGAATCAAGGCTGCTTAGCACCTCCCAGAATCACATCCTAAATGAAGCAAGATCGGATTCAAGTTTCAACCTTTTTCTAATGCAAGAAGTCTCACTGAGTTCAGGACTGTACCACAGACCAAATGTGTTGTAGATTATAACTAAAAATGAGTCCAAATTGCAATTTGAGATCTGAATCTAAACTTTAAATTCTAGGCTAGTCATCAGGCCATCTCTAATTATAAACCTACAGTTTAATATCCTGCAGCTGATCTAAGATTTCCTGTAATATATGGGTATTTATAACATTAGCCTAAACCTTGAATTCTGTGTTTACTACCAACATTCATCAGCTATGTAACTTTCAGTTCAACTTCTGAACTTCACTCAGTTGACAATGAAACTAGATGAATCAGCTGGACATTCTGGTTCACATGCCCAAGTTCAGTGCTGTTGGTTTAGGTTCCAGTAGTAAATggaaatgttaacatttaaatttccatttcttttaaattaaccctGCGTCTTTTACTTAACACCTACATTTAGCTCTTAAACCATTTGACAGGGTTTCTGCTTAACTCAGaaataatgcaaaaattaaaagccaaaacaaaaacacctaaCCTTTTGTGTCTTTTCTAGTACTTGATGCCCTTTATATGGAGGAAATGGTGACAAGCATATACTCATGGATGAAAAACCCAACGGGCTCTTCTGTCTCAACAGCAGAATCAAAGAGTACACCTCTCAATCTGAAAAGTACAGAAGAAGTTCACATTTTAATAGCTGAAGGTTTTCTTCTGTATAACTATGAGTAAGCAATGCTACctaagaaataatttttaaaatgtcatgttaTTCACGCCCCATTTACAGTTGATATTAGGGAAACAAAATGACTAAACATGCTGTCATCTTAGGCCTCTTAATGAAGTATGGGatagaaaatattttctgacCATTCCATATGAAGAATGCAAGAGGAGAAGGAggtaatgttttaaaattattgctCACTGCAGATCACTATGCCCTAGTACCCGTAAGATAAAAAGGTTCCTGTATGCCAGTGTGTTCTCACACATCCACCAACTGTAATAACTCTTAGAGCAGAGACTGCTGACCCTCCTCAGTCCCTTCGTGTGATCTTGCTATTGCTGAGGTAGTGAGCTCCGCCTTGTTACTATTCCATCCCTGAGGGTAGAGCCTTTGTGGTTCCCAGGGAAGTTCAAGCAGCATCTATAATCCTTAAATGTATAGATCCATCCCCTGTTtatcactattattattattattcatattgtAGGTGTGCATGGGGACACCAATCACTGTTCAGACTGCCAGTGTACAGAAACAAAGTAAAAAGCCCCTCGCCCAAGGAACTTAAAATATAGGTTAATTACAGTACAATGGCACTTAAGCATTATTTAAAAGGGGACAGAAACAAAGTGTTTACTCTTGCAGCTACAAGAAACTGTGCCACTACAATGCTGTTCAGTGGCAGAGTTGACATGCAGTTACGTTGTGTATTATTTGAGTTAGATATTGGCCCTTTTCTGCCTTCAGTTACTGTTGCAAATCTGGTTTTGATGGTGTTATTCTAGAATGACACAAGTTACTCTAAGGTCAGAATCTGATTCACTGATTGCAGAATTCCCATATTCATAATGGCCTATGTTTTGAAAAGTGACTAGTAGATTTGGGGCTCCTTTCTTTCTAGGAGCCCAATTTAAGAGACCTTGAATTCAATCATCAAAAGGTGGGtactcagtacttctgaaaatcaggccctctaaggcagtggttctcaatcaggggtatgcatacccttGGCGGTATGCAGAAgtcttctgggggtacatcacctcatctagatatttgcctagttttacaacagactacataaaaagcactagtgaagtcactacaaactaaaatttcatacagactatgacttgtttatactgctctatatactatacactgaaatgtaagtacaatatttatattccaattgatttataatggtaaaaatgagaaagtaagcaatttttcagtcagtgtgctgtgacacttctatttttttatgtctgattttgtaagcaagtccaAGTCGTCTTTAAGtgagtgaaacttggggtatttAAGACAAATCAGAtacctgaaaggagtacagtagtctggaaaggttgagagccagtgTTCTAAGGTGTAGCAAGTTGAGCAaccaaaatcactagtcccttCTCAGAATTTAGACCAATGTGAAAAATATTCTCTGTGATAGAAGTGTATTTTGGCTATTCTTATGTAACTTACTTATGCAATGAAGTTTGTTTAAGATGCAACATCTGTTTCAATAAGAATCTGCTCTTACCCAGTTTTGCAGTTGAAATGATCGGCAGAAATAGGTGATTTGATAGAGGTCATGTGGGCAATATGCTAAATCCTGTTATAATTAAGGAGTCTCCTTTGCTGTGACCAGCAGATACACAGCCTCCCTCTCTCTTAATATTTTGGATAGATATTCGTACTAAATAAACGATGAAGGGTATATGTGAgcacaccagaaaaaaaaatgtaaaacttgcacaagaaagcaaatatatttttctgtagtACCAGAGTTTATCAACCGGCAGATCCACCAGGATACTTCGATGGACATGTATGGCCTATGTATCTGAAACATAAGAGGGAAAtggaagaaaatacaaataatattggTATGATATACATAATCTTTAAACatataaaaatgattaaaagtagTGATTTTTGCAAATCattctatttttccttttttttttttttggcatttacGCTGCAGTGTTAGATGCATTTATTGTCTGCTCATAGATAAGTGATCTTCATGCAAGAAAATCTTGTAGAGATTACCCACCTTTGTGAGTTATaggaataaacaaaaatgcattgGTCACCTTGACTAGTGATTCCTAAACTCCATGTGACAaaccagtttgtgtgtgtgtgtgtgtttaactaGAAAAATTGTGGGGAGTTATATGGCTCATTGAGTTGATGCATTAGAAAGTGGCTTACAATCCTGATTTAggtctttgggcttgtctacactgcccactgGATCGGCGGgaagtgatcgatccagcgggagtcgatttatcacatctactatagacacgataaatcaaccgctgagtgctctcctgtcgattCCGGTACTCCTCCAAAACGAGGAGTGcaagcggagtcgatgggagagtgtcagCTGTTGACTTACAGCAGTGACGACAATGCGGTAAATAGTCCTAAGTACATGGACTTCAGCTACGCtcttcatgtagctgaagttgcgtatcttagatcgaccccgcgTGGTAGTGTAGACGATCCCTAAGATAGAATAAGTTTAATAGATTCCTCCAAGTTGTACACATTGCCAAGCCACTACACAGTCTGACATAAGACATGTCAGGATTTTGGTGCTTTGGTGGAACTATGTAGGGAAGTTTGCATAATACCAAGCTAATAACGCTGttagaacctgatcctgcaacatgTGGAGCACCTTCAGCTTGTATTGAATGGCAGTTAGGCATGCTCAACACTGTTCATGATCAGGCATTAAATTCTTTCTTCTTTTATTGATCAATATCATACTAAAGATTTGTATTTAtcaaaaaggttaatggtgaaaTTCACCCGAGTGGCAAGAGATCGTGCAAGGCTCTGTACATCATGTATTGGGTGTACATAGAGCCTCTTACAGGCTCTCTACTAGAGTGAACTATGCCAAAATAAATGTGTGAATTAGCTGAAGCACATGTTTGAAAATCAGTGGGTGTGTGagagatgggatgggggagggaatagaaactgcctttaaaaaaaaaaaaaaaaaaaaaaaagccttgaagGATCATCTCAGAAGTAGAGTTGTTCCTTTGGGTCACTTTCAAATGGATTATGCTGGAATTATGGGACATATAGTCATACATAATCTTTAGCTGGGGCCCTGTTAGAAGTAACCCATCCTGACACTGATTTACaaataaaatcatagaactggaagggacctagacaGGTAATCTAGTCCAGGCttctgcactcgtggcaggactaagtattatctagaccattcctgactggtgtttgtctaacctgctcttaaaaatctccaatgatggagattccacaacctccctatgcaatttattccagtgcttaaccaccctgacaggaagtttttcctactgtccaacctaaaacttccttgctgcaatttaagcccattgcctcttgccctatcctcagaggttaagaaaaacaatttttcttcctcctctttgtaacaaccttttaaatacttgaaaactgttatcttgtcccctctcagtcttctcttttccagactaaacaaactcaattttttcaatcttccctcataggtcatgttttctagacctttaatcatttttattgctcttctctggattctctccagtttgtccacatccttcccgaaatgtggcgcccagaactggacacaattctccattTCAGttcagagtagagcggaagaattacttctcatgtcttgcttacaacactcctgcgaatacatcctagaatgacgttcacttttttttgcaacagcgttacattgttggctcatatttagcttgtgttccacgatgacccccagatccctttccgcagtactccttcctaggcagtcatttcccattttgtatgtgtgcaactgattgttccttcctaagtggagtactttgcatttgtccttattgaatttcatcctatttacttcagaccatttctccagtttgtccagatcattttgaaattgaattctgtcctccaaagcacttgcaacctgtcccagcttggtatcgtctgcaaattttataagtgtactctctatgcaattatctaaatcattgatgaagatattgaacagaaccggaccagaactgatccctgcaggaccccacttgttatgtctTTCCAGCATgcctatgaaccactgataactactctctaggaacaGTTTATTCCATTCTATTGCATCAAAGTATCTTTGCCTTTTTATTAAAATAGACAACAAAACTGGCTAGCTGTTACATTTGTTAAAGCTTGTtgtttaaaagtgaaaaaaaccTTTACTCTGTCTGTAGCAGCGTTTTTTAACCCTTAGAGAATCTGCTTGTTTGTGTTCTTTTTTGGGAGTGCTGCTCTTTTCTCTTGAATGAGAGGCTGAATTATGAGACTTCGGTTTCTACTCAATTTcatagttaaaaaacaaaaaaaaccatgtCTTGTGCCCAGGGAGACTGACATCCCCACTCTGTAATTAGGAGATGCTGGTCTATTTTCAGAAACCTGGATCTTTTATGGAAAACAGAAGAGGGGAATGAATGTAGGCTTCCAGAAAATGGAAGACTCTATTGAATAAGCACCTGCAACATGGGTGTTCTCTCCGCAATCTGAGAAAATGCAgttcaactgtttgaaatgaagCTAGTGGTGCCCAAAGCCCTGATAATTTAAGAACCCTGTGTGTATGATATTGTCCTCTGCAATCCCAGCTTTTCATTGTTGATCCTCTTGCCCTCCAAACGCTATGCTGAGGAATTGCCTGGTATTGTACTGGCTGAAGTGGGAATGTTTTCTTGTTCCTAAGAGGGGTCTCATCCATATACTGATCAGATCAAATCCTGCTTAGCGTGAAATTTGATATGCTCAGATAACAGAGGGCTGCAGAAGGATGCTGAGAGACTCAAATCAGCATTCTCAAAATCTCTCAAACCTTCTGTCTGGAgaggatttattattattttttttaatgacagaaTAAATGTCAATCCTGCAAAAAGGAACAATAAAAGAGCCATATCCAACTTTTCCTCAGGTCCGGTCTACATTAGAAATATTTTTGCTGGGATAGCAATGTCAGTTGGGGGTGTgacttgatttttctttttgcagtgtttCTATACACTGGGGCTTTTGCAGGTAGACTGTTATATTGACATAAGTGTTCTTGCTGGTCTAGCTTATTTTGCTTGCCAAGCTGGGATAAGCACTTTTTTGCCAGTTTAATAGGTGCCTCCACACTAGGAGGATCTGCCAATATAACTATActtttctaatgtagacctgGACTTCATCAGCCAATCCATATTTATAGTTGGGTAGGAAAAACAGTTTTGTTAAGTTTGTCATTATTTCCTTTAGGGATGGGGAAAGTAATAAAAGAGTATGCATAGCACAAAGATTTAATCTGTCTTTTCCCCCccactcaaataaataaataaataaataaagtaaatatataatatatatttttaacctaAACACCCAGGAGTATTAGAGATTACAGCACATTCATCATCGTATCCTCTCCCCATTAGGAGAGTTATTACAACCTAGCTGGAGGTCCTAATGATTACATACATAATGGGCCACAGAAGAATATTAATTTGCATTAACCATCCACTTTCTAGTTGGCTGCGCAAGTTCTGGCAGTAATGGTTCCCAACCTTCTTCACCAAGGGGCTTCCCTTACAAGGGAAAATTTCTGCTGAATTTCTCAGCTTACCATAGAACTAGGATTTCTGTCCTTTTGGGATGACTCTGgactatgtatttttaaaaatgaatctggTATTTTTGGGTGGATTGATCCCCTATTTATGGACTTTTATTTAAGCAATATTGGGAGAGGAAGTATTCTTGATTTCTATCATGATAGCACCTACAGATGCCATTCGGGATTGTGCTGGGTGTTATACAAATTTATAGGAAGTTACTAATTAAAATGAACTGTAATATTGTGAccacttttctctccccttctttctcAGTTTATTTGGATGGAACAAAATCTGAGGAAGACCTTTTTTCACATGTGTATAATGATATAGTACGGGAGCTAGAAACATGGAATAAGTAAGTCGTCTTCGGGAAATTGGAACAGGATAagggaactcatttacaaaaatcTATGCCAATATTAAGGGATAATGTAAATACCTAGCATTTGAAGTCCTGTGTTACAAAACTCTTGTTTTCCTACATAGGAAGCAAAAAGCTAAAGAAACAGCTTTTTTTATGTTTGTGGTCTGAGTCTTAGATCTAAAATACTTGGACTCTCTGGAACCATAGATTCCAAGTACACCGGTATTGGCTTAGCCCTTCATCCTTTTGTGGTATGCTAATAGAGTATACTAATTGCTTACTATGGGTGGGCTTTAAGTAAAACTTTAAAAACTGAGCCCATGTTGGTGCTTCTCGGTCAGAGAAGAACTTATGGCGTTTCGTTTAGAGCTAGATTTTGAGTATTTTCTTTGACCCCACTGAAAGACTgagttattttatcattttagaTCCCCTCTCTGTTCTCACTCTTGTTGGTGCTTGTTGCATGTTAGGAGTAACCTTTTTATTATGTTCCCCCAAATTCTCAAACCACTGCTTTTCATAAGTGGAGGAATTAGGCCTGTGGATTTATTCACAACTAGAGAGAATAGGAAGGCTCTtgaataattatttaaatattgaAGAACAGGGAAATTTAGTAAATCTAGTTTTCCTAATCCCCTATTCCACACGTTATTTGATTTGTAGTTATGGGGTGATTTTATTATCTCTCTACTGAATTCTCACAATCATTAGAGTGATTTAGCTAAAATGCCCCCTTTCTTTCTTTAGATTAGGAAGCATACACACACcttttttcttattattatttttaattaaacagtaGTTAAAGGAGTTGCAGCACTAAGCTAACTGAAGTCTGTCAAATAATATCTCAACTGGTTCTTAAAAAGAACTCTAGAGGAAGAATCAATGCATCTTTATCTGAAAGAAAAAGCAAGTTTGTGTCTTAATAGTTGATCCCATAAGTCTGTCCTTTCTACTGTGTATAACGTGTGCAATGCTTTTACTACCTCTTTGATACTGATGCAGTGCAGTGAATGTATCGATATCGCTGGTCAGTCTCTACATTTATTTTGTAACTCAAAATCCATTAACATTTGAATGTTCATAAAACATACATCGTACGTGATATAGACAACTGGGTACAGAGTTGTGACTGATCTTTACTATTAAAAAtaagagagaggggaaatgagGTAGCAAAACCCCAGCCAAATAAACCTCCTGGTTATGGTTTGTGCCAATACATAGCATGCATAATAGGCATGCAGAGAAGGTCATCACAAATACCAGCTATTCAGAGTGAAGCAAGTTAACAttaattgaaaaattaaaattaagtgaaaaataattaaaaatacagtcaaTGATATTGTGTGGATGTGCCATCCTTATGAATGAGAGGGATGTTTAGTATCTTAATGTAGATTATATAGAAACTGAATATAAATACTTGTTTTACAACTCTTCAGATCTGGAACAGATCAATAGCTGGATAACTTTGCAGAATTAAGAGATATATTTGAAAGTTTTTGAGAGAAAATGGTAACATTatgtttgaggggaaaaaaggtttGACAAGATTTGAGCAGTAGAGGGAAAGAATTACGTATTTTGAGCTTCAGGCAGGTGACAAGAATTGTGATGGACATATAATAGATGCCCTGTAATATCTGTGAACTGAtatctttacttttatttttttaaggtgaGCAGGTCACAGCAAAACCATGTGAGAAGTTGAGATTCTTTCCAGTATGGATTCAGGGTCAATTTTATGATGTCTGGATGGATCACTTTGCCAATCTACTGTATGTACATCAGTAACACCAGTTTATACAAATCCACATTGTACTGTAGTGACTGCTATTTCTGTTAGACTTATAAATATTGATGAACAGACAGTATAGGTCATCCAGTAGTCCAGAGCAGTATTTTTAAAGTGATAGCCTTGCTCAGAGTGGAATCTGTAACTCTGCGTCAAACTTTAAACCTGATTTAATATTTAATCATGTAATATACAGAATTTGAAAATTACTTTAATGTATGAAAATATAGCCCTGGATATTTCATAAATATACTTTCATAAGTATATACTATGTGCACAATTTCATATGcaagtaaaatatttttggaatttaAAATCACAAATGCATCGTGATTGCATATGAGTAATATAGGGAAAAATAGAAGTAATAGCTCATAAAATATTAAATGAGTATTAAATGACATGATGTGGTTAAAGAGGCAAAAGCCATTTTGGAAGTATGTAAATAGGGGTATTGCTCTTGAGACCACAGAATTCTTCCTCTTTCACATGGTGCTTGTTACACAACACTCCAGATGTAGTCTATTGTTTGGGGCATATGGAAAGGATAGTGataatctgaagagcaactaCTAGGCCATTAGAAAGAGTTGTAGGATAAGAAGAGAGGTTGGTGGTAGTTCAGGTGTGTTAACAGTGATAGGATGAAAAACATGCAGCCTGGAAAATAAGAGGTTTGGAGTTGTAAAAGATTCTGGATGACAAATGTATAAAAGATGCTAcaaaaaaggagaaggaaagaataaGATTCTCATTAATCATAAATGAttagaaataaatgaaaaaacaatGTGATTAGAGAACAGAAAAATTATATGGTTGAGATCAActaaggcagtgtttcccaaacttgggatgccgcttgttcagggaaagcccctggcctggattggcgaaccacggccagtgagagccgcgatcggccgaatctgTGGACgcggaaggtaaacaaaccagcccagcctgccaggggctttccctgaacaagcgtcgtcccaagtttgggaaacactgagctAAGGAATAGTACCAGCTTCTTcttcatataaaaatatataaatacacacaggGAGGACTTAAAACTATTTGAAAACAAACTATCTTTTGAGGATTGTCTAGATACCTTAATTCTACTCAAACTAAAGGTGAAAGCCATATAACCTACTACATCGGGgtagccaacctgtggctccggagccacatgcagctcttcagaagttaatatgcagctccttatataggcaccgactctggggctgaaGCTATAAGTGCCaattttccaatgtgccagggggtgctcacggctcaacccctggctctgtacagaccctgcccctactccaccccttcctaccccctcccctgagccttccatgccctcgctcctctcttctctcccctccctccccccaagactcctgcacgc
It encodes:
- the NMRK1 gene encoding nicotinamide riboside kinase 1 isoform X3, with the protein product MKVLVIGLGGVTNGGKTTLAKRLGKQLPNCSILYQDDFFKPESEIEIDEHGFKQYDVLDALYMEEMVTSIYSWMKNPTGSSVSTAESKSTPLNLKSTEEVHILIAEGFLLYNYEPLNEVWDRKYFLTIPYEECKRRRSTRVYQPADPPGYFDGHVWPMYLKHKREMEENTNNIVYLDGTKSEEDLFSHVYNDIVRELETWNK
- the NMRK1 gene encoding nicotinamide riboside kinase 1 isoform X2 is translated as MKSEPRLQQRRSLSSVERRELDRTQIMKVLVIGLGGVTNGGKTTLAKRLGKQLPNCSILYQDDFFKPESEIEIDEHGFKQYDVLDALYMEEMVTSIYSWMKNPTGSSVSTAESKSTPLNLKSTEEVHILIAEGFLLYNYDTRVYQPADPPGYFDGHVWPMYLKHKREMEENTNNIVYLDGTKSEEDLFSHVYNDIVRELETWNK
- the NMRK1 gene encoding nicotinamide riboside kinase 1 isoform X1, which encodes MKSEPRLQQRRSLSSVERRELDRTQIMKVLVIGLGGVTNGGKTTLAKRLGKQLPNCSILYQDDFFKPESEIEIDEHGFKQYDVLDALYMEEMVTSIYSWMKNPTGSSVSTAESKSTPLNLKSTEEVHILIAEGFLLYNYEPLNEVWDRKYFLTIPYEECKRRRSTRVYQPADPPGYFDGHVWPMYLKHKREMEENTNNIVYLDGTKSEEDLFSHVYNDIVRELETWNK